Proteins encoded within one genomic window of Hevea brasiliensis isolate MT/VB/25A 57/8 chromosome 8, ASM3005281v1, whole genome shotgun sequence:
- the LOC110672327 gene encoding uncharacterized protein LOC110672327 — translation MKIKDYVLKPVAGDTFEVCIRDDRFVVDLVAKTCSCKIWDLTSIPYHHACACINYIRQDNVNFVGAFYSKDNYIVTYKKALRTLNGHKIWPKVEGWAILTPPFKKMPRRPKKSRRKYMTEVKDKKNGNKS, via the coding sequence ATGAAGATAAAGGATTATGTGTTAAAACCTGTAGCGGGTGATACTTTTGAAGTGTGCATTAGAGATGACAGATTTGTAGTTGATTTGGTGGCCAAAACATGTAGTTGCAAGATATGGGACTTAACAAGTATTCCTTACCATCATGCTTGTGCATGTATTAACTACATAAGGCAGGATAATGTGAACTTtgtaggtgcattttattcaaaGGACAACTATATTGTCACATACAAAAAAGCATTGAGAACTTTGAATGGTCATAAAATATGGCCAAAAGTTGAGGGATGGGCAATACTTACTCCACCTTTCAAGAAAATGCCTAGGAGGCCAAAGAAATCAAGGAGGAAGTATATGACAGAAGTAAAAGATAAGAAAAATGGGAACAAATCTTGA